One window of Marinobacterium aestuarii genomic DNA carries:
- the rnr gene encoding ribonuclease R yields the protein MTNDWLKRDPQAQAEAEKYGKPAPSRDFLLEFLQEWGAPISHGRLCRELGIDDEDCVEAVSRRLKAMCRDGQLMSNRRSEFGIIKKMDLIAGRVIGHRDGFGFVSPDAKGDDLFISPRQMRQVFDGDRVLVQEVSIDYRGRREGKIIEVLERGTRTLVGRYKVQGDLGYLIPENQRITQQIMIAADRTGSPPFRDGQLVVAELLQQPGKHEIPEARVVEVLGDHMAPGMEIKVAIHNYEIPDEWPDAVRQEVASLSAEVEESAKLNRVDLRHLPLVTIDGEDAKDFDDAVYAERKRTGGWRLWVAIADVSWYVRPGTELDKEGISRGNSVYFPEFVVPMLPEVLSNGLCSLNPHVDRLAMVCEMTISASGKLSGYQFYEAVIQSHARLTYNKVSTMLTEPKSAQGKQLRGEYAAVVPHLEDLYSLYFGLRKARDVRGAIDFETTETRILFSAARKIEEIVPVVRNDAHKVIEECMLCANVATARFLAKLKVPALYRIHEGPKEQKLVSLRAYLGELGLSLGGGDKPEPSEYQKLAAQIEKRPDRLVVQTMMLRSMRQAVYSPENLGHFGLAYAAYTHFTSPIRRYPDLLVHRAIRAAIHAEGDRSLMDRLKSAFSSGSSKTMRRPDGFKSNPQFRYRYTEEQMVQLGEHCSMTERRADDATRDVMSWLKCEYMLDQVGEEHEGVITAVTGFGCFVELKQVYVEGLVHITALPSDYYHFDAAKQRLVGERMRKTYKLGDAVRVKVLRVDLDERKIDFELLDKPGSGKTKSTRERLAEGKLDDRSSAKSEGGNAGNGAKPAGKKPAGKSRRPRSRNRRPS from the coding sequence ATGACAAACGACTGGCTAAAACGTGACCCCCAGGCTCAGGCCGAAGCAGAAAAATATGGCAAGCCGGCACCGAGCCGCGACTTCCTGCTGGAATTCCTGCAGGAGTGGGGCGCGCCGATCAGCCACGGCCGCCTGTGCCGTGAGCTGGGTATCGATGATGAAGACTGTGTTGAAGCGGTGTCCCGCCGCCTGAAGGCCATGTGCCGTGACGGCCAGCTGATGAGCAACCGTCGCAGCGAATTCGGCATCATCAAGAAAATGGATCTTATCGCCGGCCGTGTTATCGGCCACCGCGATGGCTTTGGTTTTGTATCGCCGGACGCCAAAGGCGATGACCTGTTCATCAGCCCGCGTCAGATGCGTCAGGTATTCGACGGTGACCGTGTGCTGGTGCAGGAAGTCAGCATTGACTACCGCGGCCGCCGCGAAGGCAAGATTATCGAAGTGCTCGAGCGCGGTACCCGCACTCTGGTGGGGCGCTATAAGGTGCAGGGCGACCTGGGCTACCTGATTCCGGAAAACCAGCGCATCACCCAGCAGATCATGATCGCGGCGGACCGCACGGGCAGCCCACCGTTCCGTGATGGCCAGCTGGTGGTGGCCGAGCTGTTGCAGCAGCCGGGCAAGCACGAGATCCCTGAGGCCCGCGTGGTCGAAGTGCTGGGCGATCACATGGCGCCGGGCATGGAAATCAAGGTGGCCATCCACAACTACGAAATTCCCGATGAATGGCCCGATGCCGTGCGTCAGGAAGTGGCCAGTCTGTCGGCTGAGGTGGAGGAATCCGCCAAGCTGAACCGTGTCGACCTGCGCCATCTGCCGCTGGTCACCATCGACGGTGAAGACGCCAAGGATTTCGACGATGCTGTCTATGCCGAGCGCAAGCGCACCGGCGGCTGGCGTCTGTGGGTGGCGATTGCCGATGTGTCCTGGTATGTCCGCCCCGGCACTGAGCTCGACAAGGAAGGTATCAGCCGCGGCAACTCGGTGTACTTCCCCGAGTTTGTCGTGCCCATGCTGCCTGAAGTGCTGTCCAACGGCCTCTGCTCGCTGAACCCCCATGTGGATCGTCTGGCGATGGTGTGCGAGATGACCATCAGCGCCAGCGGCAAGCTGTCGGGTTACCAGTTCTATGAAGCGGTGATTCAGTCCCATGCGCGCCTGACCTACAACAAGGTCTCCACCATGCTGACAGAGCCGAAAAGCGCCCAGGGCAAGCAGCTGCGGGGTGAATATGCCGCCGTTGTGCCGCACCTTGAAGACCTGTACAGCCTGTACTTTGGGCTGCGCAAGGCGCGGGATGTGCGCGGTGCCATCGATTTCGAGACCACCGAGACCCGTATCCTGTTCTCCGCAGCGCGCAAGATCGAAGAGATAGTACCGGTCGTGCGCAACGACGCCCACAAGGTGATCGAAGAGTGCATGCTGTGCGCCAACGTGGCGACGGCGCGTTTCCTGGCCAAGCTCAAGGTGCCGGCACTCTACCGCATCCATGAAGGCCCGAAAGAGCAGAAGCTGGTGAGCTTGCGGGCTTATCTGGGTGAGCTGGGTCTGTCACTCGGTGGTGGCGATAAGCCGGAGCCGTCCGAGTACCAGAAACTGGCGGCGCAGATCGAAAAGCGTCCGGATCGTCTGGTCGTACAGACCATGATGCTGCGCTCCATGCGCCAGGCCGTGTACAGCCCTGAAAATCTGGGGCACTTTGGTCTGGCCTATGCGGCCTATACTCACTTCACCTCGCCGATCCGTCGTTATCCGGATCTGCTGGTGCACAGGGCGATTCGTGCCGCCATTCATGCCGAGGGTGATCGCTCACTGATGGATCGCCTCAAGTCGGCCTTCAGCAGCGGCTCGTCCAAGACCATGCGCCGGCCGGATGGCTTCAAGTCCAATCCGCAGTTTCGTTACCGCTACACAGAAGAGCAGATGGTGCAGCTGGGCGAGCACTGCTCCATGACCGAGCGTCGCGCCGATGATGCCACCCGGGATGTCATGTCCTGGCTCAAGTGCGAGTACATGCTGGATCAGGTGGGCGAGGAGCACGAAGGCGTGATTACCGCCGTGACCGGCTTTGGCTGCTTTGTCGAGCTCAAGCAGGTGTACGTCGAAGGTCTGGTGCATATTACTGCGCTGCCGTCGGACTACTATCACTTCGATGCCGCCAAGCAGCGTCTGGTGGGTGAGCGCATGCGCAAGACCTACAAGCTCGGCGATGCCGTGCGGGTGAAGGTGCTGCGGGTGGACCTGGATGAGCGCAAGATCGATTTCGAGCTGCTCGACAAACCTGGCTCCGGCAAGACCAAGAGCACGCGTGAGCGTTTGGCTGAAGGCAAGCTGGACGACCGCTCGAGTGCCAAGTCTGAAGGCGGCAATGCCGGTAACGGCGCCAAGCCCGCCGGCAAGAAGCCTGCAGGCAAGAGCCGTCGGCCGCGCTCGCGCAACCGCCGTCCGTCCTAG
- the queA gene encoding tRNA preQ1(34) S-adenosylmethionine ribosyltransferase-isomerase QueA has product MQVKDFSFELPDELIARFPLERRSASRLLCLEGNSGAIEHRAFSDILELLNPGDLLVFNDTRVIPARLFGEKASGGKVEVLIERVLDAGQALAHVRASRAPKPGTGLLLEGAVRATVTGRRGNLFELSFDIDRHLVEVLEEFGHMPLPPYMKRDDQQSDRERYQTVYNRKPGAVAAPTAGLHFDNELLAQLEARGVQQAFVTLHVGAGTFQPVKVEQVQDHQMHAEFIEVSEAVCQAVRDTRARGGRVVAVGTTSVRCLETASRSGEIAPYSGDTDIFIYPGYEYRTVDVLITNFHLPESTLLMLVSAFAGYDGIMQAYREAVAERYRFFSYGDAMFLTRRGAALEDK; this is encoded by the coding sequence ATGCAGGTTAAAGACTTTAGTTTTGAATTGCCCGATGAGCTGATCGCGCGCTTCCCGCTGGAGCGGCGCTCGGCCAGCCGCTTGCTGTGCCTGGAAGGTAACAGTGGTGCCATTGAACACCGTGCCTTCAGCGACATCCTTGAGTTGCTCAATCCCGGTGATCTGCTGGTATTTAATGATACCCGCGTGATCCCTGCGCGGCTGTTTGGCGAGAAGGCCAGCGGCGGCAAGGTTGAGGTGCTGATCGAGCGGGTGCTGGATGCCGGCCAGGCACTGGCCCATGTGCGGGCCAGCCGGGCGCCCAAGCCCGGTACCGGGTTGCTGCTTGAAGGTGCGGTGCGCGCCACAGTCACGGGTCGCCGGGGCAATCTGTTCGAGCTGAGCTTCGATATCGACCGCCATCTGGTGGAGGTGCTGGAAGAGTTCGGTCATATGCCGCTGCCGCCCTATATGAAACGGGATGACCAGCAGTCGGACCGCGAGCGCTATCAGACGGTGTATAACCGCAAGCCGGGTGCGGTGGCGGCACCCACGGCGGGACTGCATTTTGACAATGAACTGCTGGCGCAACTGGAGGCCCGCGGCGTACAGCAGGCGTTTGTGACCCTGCACGTTGGCGCCGGTACTTTTCAGCCGGTGAAGGTCGAGCAGGTGCAGGATCACCAGATGCACGCCGAGTTTATCGAGGTGAGCGAAGCGGTGTGCCAGGCGGTGCGTGACACCCGTGCCCGGGGCGGTCGCGTGGTGGCGGTGGGGACCACCAGTGTGCGCTGCCTGGAAACGGCGAGTCGCAGCGGCGAGATTGCGCCCTACAGCGGCGATACTGATATTTTCATCTACCCGGGGTATGAGTACCGCACGGTGGATGTCCTGATTACCAATTTTCACCTGCCTGAATCAACGTTGCTGATGCTGGTAAGCGCCTTTGCGGGCTACGACGGCATCATGCAGGCGTATCGCGAGGCGGTGGCCGAGCGCTACCGTTTTTTCAGTTACGGGGATGCGATGTTTCTGACGCGCCGTGGCGCGGCTTTGGAGGATAAGTGA
- the yajC gene encoding preprotein translocase subunit YajC has product MSFLISSAQAAETGVGGLDPGIFNILFLVGFGLIFYFFMWRPQAKRAKDHKALIGNLAKGDEVLTAGGIIGKVAKVSDDYVVLEVCEGTQLSFQKAHVAAALPKGTIKNI; this is encoded by the coding sequence ATGAGCTTTCTGATTTCTTCAGCCCAGGCGGCAGAGACCGGCGTCGGCGGTTTGGATCCAGGCATTTTCAACATTCTGTTTCTGGTCGGCTTTGGTCTGATCTTCTACTTCTTCATGTGGCGCCCGCAGGCCAAACGTGCAAAAGACCACAAAGCCCTGATCGGCAATCTGGCCAAGGGTGATGAAGTGCTCACCGCTGGCGGCATTATCGGCAAGGTCGCCAAGGTCAGCGATGACTATGTGGTACTGGAAGTCTGCGAAGGCACCCAGCTGAGCTTCCAGAAAGCTCATGTGGCGGCGGCACTGCCCAAGGGCACGATCAAAAATATCTGA
- the secD gene encoding protein translocase subunit SecD codes for MLNRYPLWKNLLILLLLALGLLYAAPNLYPDDYAIQLSGTREVYQVDEPLLQRISTELEREGISAKDVELQDGSGLVRFADGESQLRAKAVIAKVVGEQYVVAMNLAPTTPDWLRALGAGPMKLGLDLRGGVHFLLEVDTVQAVAQRLDVYVSEIKTKLRQEKLRYRLVDHRADGSLEVKFADEAMRDEARSLLRKDYPEFLLSDETVDGAFFVVINLTEQTVRDIEDYAVKQNLTTLRNRVNELGVAEPLVQRQGRNRIVVQLPGVQDAAAAKRIIGKTANLEFRLEASPQATGVTTETYEFRSQPGRDATIERDIIITGSSVANAQAAFDENGQPQVSITLDAKGGQMMGRVTRNAIQRRMAVLFVEYKSRTLTETVDGVLEERRIPYVEKKIISLATIQSVLGSQFRITGLDSATESSELALLLRAGALAAPIYFVEERSIGPSLGAENIALGVMSVKIGLALVLVFMVLYYRVFGILANIALSLNLVLLVAVMSLMSATLTLPGIAGIVLTVGMAVDANVLIFSRIREELNNGVPGQSAINAGFSRAFTTILDANVTTLIAALILFAMGTGPVKGFAVTLSVGIVTSMFTAIVVTRALVNLTYGGRKLNRLAL; via the coding sequence ATGCTCAATCGCTACCCTCTGTGGAAAAACCTGCTGATTCTGCTGCTGCTGGCACTGGGCCTGTTGTATGCGGCGCCCAACCTGTACCCCGATGACTATGCCATCCAGCTGTCGGGCACGCGCGAAGTTTATCAAGTGGATGAGCCGTTGCTGCAGCGCATCTCCACTGAGCTGGAGCGTGAAGGCATCAGCGCTAAAGACGTTGAGCTGCAAGATGGCAGTGGTCTGGTGCGTTTCGCCGATGGTGAAAGCCAGCTGCGGGCCAAGGCTGTTATTGCCAAAGTGGTGGGCGAGCAGTATGTGGTGGCGATGAACCTGGCCCCCACTACGCCGGACTGGCTGCGCGCTTTGGGTGCAGGCCCGATGAAGCTGGGCCTGGATTTGCGTGGCGGCGTGCACTTCCTGCTGGAAGTCGACACTGTGCAGGCCGTGGCGCAGCGTCTTGATGTTTATGTCTCCGAGATCAAGACCAAGCTGCGACAGGAAAAGCTGCGTTACCGGCTGGTGGATCACCGTGCCGACGGCAGCCTTGAGGTCAAGTTTGCCGATGAGGCGATGCGGGATGAAGCCCGCAGTCTGCTGCGCAAGGACTACCCCGAATTTCTGTTGTCCGATGAAACCGTGGATGGCGCCTTTTTTGTCGTTATCAACCTGACCGAGCAGACGGTGCGCGATATCGAGGACTATGCCGTCAAGCAGAACCTCACCACCCTGCGCAACCGTGTCAACGAGCTGGGCGTAGCCGAGCCGCTGGTGCAGCGTCAGGGCCGCAACCGCATCGTGGTGCAGTTGCCGGGTGTGCAGGATGCCGCTGCGGCCAAGCGCATTATCGGCAAGACGGCGAATCTTGAGTTCCGCCTCGAAGCTTCGCCCCAGGCGACCGGCGTCACCACCGAAACCTACGAGTTCCGCAGCCAGCCGGGCCGGGATGCCACCATCGAGCGTGACATCATCATTACCGGCTCCAGCGTTGCCAATGCCCAGGCGGCCTTCGACGAGAACGGTCAGCCGCAGGTGTCCATTACGCTGGATGCCAAGGGCGGCCAGATGATGGGGCGTGTCACGCGCAACGCCATTCAGCGTCGCATGGCGGTACTCTTCGTCGAGTACAAGAGCCGCACCCTGACCGAAACTGTAGATGGTGTGCTGGAAGAGCGGCGTATTCCCTACGTCGAGAAGAAGATTATTTCGCTGGCGACCATCCAGTCGGTGCTGGGCTCGCAGTTCCGCATTACCGGCCTGGACAGTGCCACAGAATCGTCTGAGCTGGCGCTGCTGTTACGCGCCGGTGCCCTGGCGGCGCCGATCTACTTCGTTGAAGAGCGCAGCATAGGCCCGAGTCTGGGCGCCGAGAATATAGCGCTGGGTGTGATGTCGGTGAAGATCGGCCTGGCGCTGGTGCTGGTCTTCATGGTGCTTTACTACCGTGTGTTCGGCATTCTGGCCAACATCGCCCTGTCGCTGAACCTGGTGCTGCTAGTGGCGGTCATGTCGCTGATGTCGGCCACACTGACGTTGCCGGGTATTGCCGGTATCGTGCTGACGGTGGGTATGGCGGTGGATGCCAACGTGCTTATTTTCTCCCGTATACGGGAGGAGCTGAATAACGGTGTGCCGGGGCAGTCGGCCATCAATGCCGGTTTCAGCCGCGCCTTCACCACTATTCTGGATGCCAACGTCACTACGCTGATCGCCGCGCTGATTCTGTTCGCGATGGGTACAGGCCCCGTCAAGGGCTTTGCAGTGACGCTGTCGGTGGGGATTGTGACCTCGATGTTCACGGCGATTGTGGTCACACGGGCGCTGGTGAATCTGACTTACGGCGGGCGCAAGCTCAACCGCTTGGCGCTCTGA
- the secF gene encoding protein translocase subunit SecF produces the protein MAKQNKIINFMGLGKIAFAISALLLLISLGSLATKGLQFGLDFTGGSLVEVGYEQDADLGKIRQLMNEAGYQDVTVQNFGAATDVLIRMGETHDPKLGDAVLAALQAGETQKLELRRNEYVGAQVGEELREQGGLGMLMALFMIMLYIAFRFQFKFSVGSVLALAHDVIITLGFFSVMGIEFDLTVLAAVLAVIGYSLNDTIVVFDRIRENFRLLRKEDAVEVINISLTQTLSRTLMTSFTTLLVVLALAIFGGETIHGFALALLVGIGVGTYSSIYVAANVMLLMGVSRDDLIPPPKEDDVVDELP, from the coding sequence ATGGCAAAGCAGAACAAAATCATCAACTTTATGGGGCTTGGCAAGATCGCATTCGCGATCTCGGCCCTGCTGCTGCTGATCTCGCTGGGATCCCTGGCGACCAAGGGGCTGCAATTCGGCCTCGATTTCACCGGTGGTAGCCTGGTGGAAGTGGGGTATGAGCAGGATGCGGATCTTGGCAAGATCCGTCAGCTAATGAATGAAGCCGGTTATCAGGATGTGACCGTACAGAACTTCGGTGCCGCCACCGATGTACTGATCCGCATGGGTGAAACTCATGATCCCAAGCTCGGAGACGCCGTACTGGCTGCGCTGCAGGCGGGCGAAACCCAGAAGCTGGAACTGCGCCGTAACGAATACGTCGGTGCTCAGGTCGGCGAAGAACTGCGTGAACAGGGCGGTCTGGGCATGCTCATGGCGCTGTTCATGATCATGCTGTACATCGCCTTTCGCTTTCAGTTCAAGTTCTCGGTGGGCTCGGTGCTGGCGCTGGCCCACGACGTCATCATCACCCTGGGTTTCTTCTCGGTGATGGGGATAGAGTTTGATCTGACGGTGCTGGCGGCGGTGCTGGCGGTGATCGGTTATTCGCTCAACGATACCATCGTGGTATTCGACCGTATCCGCGAGAACTTCCGTCTGCTGCGCAAGGAAGACGCGGTCGAGGTGATCAACATCTCGCTGACGCAAACCCTCAGCCGTACCCTGATGACATCCTTTACCACCTTGCTGGTGGTACTGGCGCTGGCGATATTCGGTGGCGAGACCATCCACGGCTTTGCACTGGCGTTGCTGGTGGGCATAGGGGTGGGTACCTACTCGTCTATCTATGTGGCTGCCAATGTCATGCTGTTGATGGGGGTGAGTCGGGATGACCTGATACCGCCGCCCAAAGAAGACGACGTGGTCGACGAGTTGCCGTGA